GGAGACTTAGCTCCTCGGAGGCAGCCCATTTATCCTCTTGGGGGTGTGGTTGCCCAGAACAGCCTGGTGACAATGTTTCTACTTTGGGCAGGGCTCTTTGAGCCTGAAATCATCCCTAGCAGACCCTCGATGGTCACGCAGCGCCGCGTCACCTGTCAGTGAGAACCTCGCTGGGTTTGCCCATATCCAGGTACTGCTCTTACctgccatttcctttctctgtgtgGGGAGACAGCCCAAAGATGACACACAGATAAAACATAGAGCGTGTCACAAGGTGAAAACAGCTGGCAGTCCAGTAGCAAATGGGTGGTGAGGGGGAGCCTCAGTAACCAGGTGACAGAATAGCAAAAGTTTTaaggaggggagagagcaagCTGTGGGCATTTGTCAGGGATACGATCTGCCTGGTGAAATCCCACCATCCTTCCAGCCCGGCTCACATGCCTCTTCTAGGAAGTCCCCCAGGGCTATTCTGCCACTGTCTGAATTCCCACAGCATCTATAGCTTTTTATATTGGCTCGGACTTGGATTATCTTTCCTACTAGCCTTGGAGCTCCTTGAGGTGGGCACCACATCTTCTCCCACGGGCGTGTCAGCTCCACGGGGGCAGGGGTTTTAGTCTGCGTCTGGCCTCAGGAGATGATCTACAGAGGACACTGAAGTGCTACAAGTGGATAAAGGAAGGGATGCAGAAAGCCTGTCCTCAGTGTGGGAGCTCCTGGTGGCGGAAACTTTACCAAACTAATTTTTCTAACCTGCCCCATCATGGCACCTGGCCCAGCTCAAGATTTGTCTAATGTAAGAGTGACTGCTGATTTGATAATAGTGACCCCCACTTAACTGTTATCAGGCCAAGAGACCCCAAGCCAGAGAAAAGAGAGTGAATGCAAGACCACCAGTCCTCAGCAGTCAGGGCAGTGTTGCCTTTGATAGGATCAACTCTGTGTCTGGATCCACTGGTGTCTTTGGTCAACGCAGCTGAATAAATAGCTGAGCAGGCCCTGGTGCAAAGAGAGGAGCGGGTACTTCCTGAGTACTGACTGTGGACCAGAGAGTGTTATAAAGGCTGGGATACAGTGAACAAGGCAGGCAAAAGTTTCACAGAGCTGGTATTCTAGAGCAAGGGGACTGAAACAAACAAGCTGGTGATAGATGTAGTGTGGCAGATGATGGCAAGTcctaaggaaaaataaagcaggaaagagGTAGAAAATACTAAAGGGCAGGAGTACAAACTTTATGGAGGGTGATGAGGGACAGCCTCACTAAAACATCAgaagagggtgagggagtgaACCATGAATACTTGAGGGGaggacattccaggcagagggaaagaaCAACCAGTGCAAATGTGCTAAGGTGGGAGCTTGCCAGGTAGGCTGAAGGAGTAGCAAGGAGCCCAATGTGGTGGGAGCAGAGTGAATGGGGGGAGGGATTAGAGGAGATGAAgtcagagaggaaaaggaggaccAGATGCCAACGTTGGCTCCTATTATAATGTTCTAGTTCTCCGTTGCTGAATAACAAACAATCCCAAACTGTAGTGGCTtaacataatttaatattttttctcatggTTCTGTGGGGtgactgggctcagctgggtggttcttGTTTGGGTTCTCCCATGGGGCTGCAGTCAGATAGAAGCTGAAGCTGGAGGCATCTGAGGGTCCACTGGGCACCATCTTCAGTCACATGTCTGGCCCCATGGGTTTTCTCTACGTGGCCTCTCTCTACAGCAGAATCACTTGGACTTCTCGCATGGCAACTAAGGGCTCCAATTGGCAGGACACTAAAACAGTCAGTTTCCATAAAGCACGGCACCATTTCTGCAAAAGCAGTTGTAGGCTAGCCCAGATACACGGTAGCAGAAGAACAAATCACTTCTCCATGCTTGCAAGAAGAGAAGGAACCTATGGCAGCCCCTAACACAGCTGAGAAAAGAGGTTTTAAGCAGAGAAATGGACATGATGTGTcttatgttttgcttttatttttggagacagagtctcaagctgtcaccctgtgtagagtgctatggggtcacagctcacagcaacctcaaactcttggacttgagcaattctcttgcctcagcctcccaagtagctaggactacaggcgcccaccacaacgcccagctattttttggttgtagctgtcattattgtttggcaggcccgggctggattcaaacctgccagctccagtgtatgtggctggtgccctagccgctgagctacaggctccgagctgTCTTATGTTTTAAATTGATACCTGCCTAATTGTTTGGAAACCTGTCATGCCAGGCTCCACCTGATGTTTGTTCACAACTCTCCTGAATTTTCCCCCTTCCACTCTAACCACAACAGCCAAGGGCTAAGACCTGCCCCATGGACACTCCCTCTGCCAGGGAATCTGCAGCATGAAATGCAGCACATGTGCTCGAGGCTGAGAAGGTACGCCCAGTAGGTCTCAGGGAGGGAGTGCTGGagacctccctctctcctcctgcagAGCCCTTATTGCGTATCTGCCTCAGCCCCAGCGACTCTGTCAATTTTCCATAACTGGGATGGCCACTTGAATAGAGAAAGGTAGAAGGAAGACTGGAGAGGGAGTCCAGAACACTGCCTGCCTGGGTGTCTCATTATTGTCCTCTGGATCCAATGTCCAGCTGGTTAATGGTGGCAGTGCCGGCATTGTGACTGGGAGGTAGGGACCGGTTTTGGGCACCACCAAGTTGACCATATTCTACtttcttctcactcttctgggTGGACTtatctgaggctgctgtgagtacAGAAGCACTATTTAAATTGTATCTGTTTCTACCAGGAGAATTTCCTCCTGGCAGTCTAATTTCCACTCTTTCTCTAATGGGTACCATACCTACTTTGGAACAATCAGGGACTCCAGATTAGGGATATAAAGTTTCATGTAGCAAGTATCCAAAGTTTCATCCCCTCCAGCCAAGAAGACAGTAATCACTGGATGCCACCCCATATTGCTGTCCTGTTCTCACTCACAGGTGGTGTGTTTGCACCAAGGAACTGCTGGGAAGGTGCTACCTGCAATGCAGGGAGAGGACCAGTACCTGGATACTGGCTCCATCTGATAGTTGGACAGCAAGAAGCCCAGGTTGGCTGCATGTGCAGGAAGAGCCAGCTGCCAGAGGCCAGCCCCATAGGTGGCCCACTTACCTCCCCAGATGCTAATCACCAAGCTTTCAAGTGGAAGTGAGGTGCAATAGTCCAAAGCATGGGGTTTTTTTGTCAGTTGACCTGGGCTCAAATCCCacttctgttatttcctttccactggtaacttttttccctttgggagCCTTAGTTTCCTTCTTTGTAGAATGGGTTTAGTTCCCCGGGTCATTATGAGGATTCATGAAATAGAGTCTCCCTACGTGGTAGTGATTATTATTGCCTGGCTTTCTAGCATCTGTTCCCAGTGGCCTGagctcccccttccctttctagtttcattcttctcccTGGACCAGCCATCCAGGGGAGTATGGAATCTTCCAGTGGCATCATTATTCTACTCCAGGGTAACCTCAAACAGTTAATCCAGTGGACAATGTTTTTAATGAAGGGAATAGGTTTTCTTGGAGTGTCTGCATTGTGCCATTCAAAGGCAGGGGGCACCTAGATCCTTGGAGCCTGGTAACTCTACAAATTAGTGAAATCCATATGACCGTCATTGCAGGGCCACCACTCCTGGGTGGACAACTACCAAGAAGTTTCTCACGGAGAGGCTGCAGTGTTGTGTGCGGTCCTGGCAGTGCAGCACCACCAGGGGGAGCTGCCCAGCCCGCTTTGCTCTCAGCAAGGCAGAATGAAGACCCCCTGAGACAGGTTTGACCCTTAAACCAGCCGAGCATGGGCAGCTAACCTGGACCTGGAAGGACTGTGATCTGGCAGGCTGAGAGTGATACTAGCAGGGACCCTTAACATCAGCTGGACTCTTTACAATTTGCCTCCTGTTCCCAACACACCATTCCATCTGAGGACAAATGGGACAAATGTGACAATGCCCAGACATTGAACTAAGGCACAGGGAGTTGAAGTAGCTGCTCAAGCCCACCCAGCTGGAAGGAGCAAAGTGAAGATTCCTTCTAGGCTTACTTGTGGCCAACTCCAAAGCCTGGGCATTTGGCTAGGAGGAAAGGCAGCTTGGTGAGAGGGAAGGCAGCACCTTGGGAGCCTAGAGCCTCGCTTGGAGCCTAGCTGTACCTCCACCCAGCATGGGTGACTTGTCCTGTCcactcctttctcctcctcccaccccatagCACCTCTGTGACCTTCTCCTCTATTTAGGGGGAGTTAGTAAGTGGCTTGGGATCAGTGTGAGTGGAGCCCCTGGTATTCAACCAGGATACATGATTTTCCTATACTTCTTGAGGGATGGCCTTGTCCTCTTTAAGAATGATAATTAGTCCTGCCAGAGACTTCTCACACACTCTAACTAGCCGTGGGTACTCCAAGCTTCAACTACATCTGGAGTCTGGGGCTGAACCCGGGAAGCAAGGGGGCCTGGGCAGTTGTGTTAACCCAGGATTCCTCAGGCCCACGTTCCCTAGACTTTAGCTACCATGATAAATGCCATATGTACTGCCCCGTGTAATCCTCACAGCCCTGTGAGGCATGCTGTTGTTATCTCCACTCTACAGAAGAGGAACCTAAGGATCAGAGAGTACCTGAGTAAGTCTGGAGAAGCATTGtagcttttcttccttctctgccacTGGCTGGCTGAATGTACAAGGTTTGGGTCTGCAGACAGGAATGTAAAGGGCATGAGGGCTGGTTGTCCTCCGTAAAGGCTTTCTGGatactgactcttttttttttgttgtttgtttctttggagacagagtctcactcagtcaccctgggtagtgtgctgtagcgtgatagctctcagcaacctcaaactcttgttctcaagggatcctcttgcctcagtctcctgagtagctgtgattacaggcgcctgccacaatgcctggctagttttttctatttttagtagacacggtctccctcttgctcaggctggtcttgaactcctgagctcaggcaattcacccacctcggcctcccagagtgttaggattgcagtcGTGAGCCCCTTCACCCTGCCATCTGAGTATTAACTCTTAGAcacagggaggaagggaagagctgGCCTTTCAGGAGCTCACAAACCCAGGGGGTCCTGCAGAGCTGTGGTGGAGGATAAGTTACTGCAATACTTGCCGGCAAGTAATCATGCACAGAGGCCAGCAAGAGTGACAGGAGACTGTGGGAATCAGTGAAAGCTTCCAGGAGGAAGGGGACTGGAGCTTGTCATCAAAGGGAGAGGATGAGTATGCTCTGCAGAGGGGAGACAGGGAGGATCTGTGAGCAAAGGCCAGGACTTCAGGGTCCCAGACTAGGAGGGGAAACAAGGAAGAGAATGAAACCTCCTCTCTGGGGCACAGCCTTGGCCTTTAGGGCAGAGATAAGCTGCAGGAAGACGTGGGTGTCCAAAGAAGTGGGTGTTGCAGCATGCACATGCTTTATGATGCTGGCACTGACCTCAGGAGGAAAAATGAGTTTTACATTTGCTGTTGTCAGAAAACTGCCTGCCTCAAGGGTGTGTGTCTGTTTGAAGGCTATGTCAAAGAAAGCCCTTTTACCTTCATGATCTCTTTTTACTTTCCCAATTGCACTGAGTAGTTTGCTGGACAGAGATATCCTCAAAGATGGAAAACAGAGTTCCTACGGGATGAAATGACTTGCTTACAGCTATGGGGCTCAATGCTTGAAATGCCAAGGCCTAACATGGGTTTCTGGCCCTAGCTCCATGATCCTGCCCTTGAACCTTCTGCCCAGACCCCATCCCATCTCCTAGGACCTTGTGTGCTGCAGGCCACATGCTGTCCCTGCCTCCTGCACCCCCAGGCATTCTCTCTTGGAGTGGGGGGGGGGCACTCCAGTCTATGTGTGAGTCCTTGCATTATCATCAGAGCTCAAGGCCAGGGTCATGGATCTATCTTCACCCAAATTCACCTTTTGGGCTTTTAGTGCCTACCTGCCTTGAGGGGGAACTGCCACAGAAAAAGGACCAGGGAGGAGTTAAGCTCTGTGTGGGCTTGATATATAGCTGGAATGTGGGCCTCCAAGAGGATGTGTGAGGGCCTACTAATCTGACCTCTTTCCAAAACCCTCCTCACAATGGCACAGAGGACTGGGGGGGTTTGAGGAGTTGACTTCTGCCCCTCACCATTATCCTTCACAACCACCTTGAGAGAAAGGTATGATTATGacccctgttttacagatgaaaaaaggGAGGCACAGTGAGGGtaagtgacttacccaaggtcacacagtaagtggcagagctggggtttgTGTCCAGGAAATCTGCCTCTAAGAGCTGTTCTACCTCAGTtaataaaagcaataataatcACAGCTACCACTCCTCTAGCCACTGACATGTCTTCTGTCCCTAATTCTTTAATTCCTCATAGCAATGCTGTAACTGTGGGTTGATTTTCTCCAAATCTCTCATTTCATATGTGAGTAAATCTGGGCTTAGCAGGGCGCCTGGGGTGTGTGACTTTAGATTCTCACAGAGGTTAGGTCTAAATCTGAAGCTCCTCTGCCTGTTTGAATCGCTGTGTGACTTTGAagcttgagcctcagtttcactATGACTTAAACTCTCTCCTCCTAGCTTCCCTGCTCCAGCTCGCCTTGGATTCTATGGGGGTGAGGGTCGTCGGGCAACGCCAGAGCCCCCCTTATTCTCCACCGATTTCCCCTGAAGAAGTCACCGGGCTGAGCTGGGATGGAGGGGCAGGCGGGAAGATGCTGAGGGGTGAAGATCGGTGCTTCGTCCCGGAGAGAACAGCAAAGCCAGATAGAGAAGGCCCTGCTACGATTTCGGGAAGTGCCGAAGGGTCCAAAGTCACGTGCTCCAGACGGTCGCGCAGGAGCCGACGGTCCTCAGGGAAAAGAAGCACCCGGGACTACAGCAGGGGGCGGGAAGGGAGCGCGGGAGGAGGCAGGTTCTGGGCAGAAGGgatgagggtgggagggaggtagAGAGCACGCGGACAAAGGAGGAGGCCGGCAGCCCAGCTGTTTTGAAAAATGCTTCCTGTTTCTTTAAAGGCGCTCGCGGCTCGGGCGGCCGGGGTTGGGGAGGCGGTGGCGGCGGGAGCTACCTCCTCTCCGGGCGGCGGCGCTGACTGATCTCGCGAACTGGGCTTCTGTGTAAACTGAGGCTAAACAAACACAGATGGAGCTCAGCGGGCGTTCTCCAGAAATGCTGGCTAGGCTGCAGGGACTTCAGATGACACTCTGAGCGCTCCGGGAACGGACAGCCCAGCGGCTTCGCGGAGCCGGCGGCGCAGCTGCCCCGGGCgagggggagaaaaggagagagggagggaggcggCAAGGGAGGGCGAGGGAGCGAAGGGGGAGAGCGAGAGACTCCGCGGCGCTGAGCGCTGCCGGGACAGAGCCCGCGCGCGGCGTGCAGAGCGGGCGCGGCGAGTGAGCGTCCCGGGCAGCCCCCCGCCCCTGCCTCGCGCGCTGTCCGAGCCATGAAGCACATCCCAGTCCTCGAGGACGGGCCATGGAAGACCGTGTGCGTGAAGGAGCTGAATGGTCTCAAGAAGCTCAAGCGGAAAGGCAAGGAGCCGGCGCGGCGCGCGAATGGCTATAAAACTTTCCGATTGGACTTGGAAGCTCCTGAGCCCGGCGCGGTCGCCACCAACGGGCTTCGGGACAGGACCCAGCGGCTGCAGCCGGTCCCAGTGCCAGCCCCAGCGGCTCCGGCTGTTCCCCAAAGTGGGGGCGCGGACATAAACCGGGAGCGGGGGGGCTCCCGGGCGCCCGAAGTCTCGGATGTGCGGAGACGCGGCTTTACCCTGGGCGCAGTGGGGCCGGGACTCCCCACGCCGCCGCCGGCGTCGGCGCCGCAGGGCCAAATACCCGCGGGTCCCGAGGCACAGCCTTTCCGGGAGCCCGGCCTGCGTCCCCGCATCTTACTGTGCGCACCGCCTGCGCGCCCCGCGCCCCCAGCGCCTCTAGCGCCTGCAGCGCCCCCAGATCCCGTAGTGCGTCTTGCGCCCCCCACGCGCCCCGGGGAAAGTTCCTACTCTTCAATTTCACACGTAATTTACAATAACCACCCGGATTCCTCCGCGTCGCCTAGGAAACGGCCAGCCGAAGCGACTGCTGCCTCCTCGGAGATCAAAGCCCTGCAGCAGACCCGGAGGCTCCTGGCCAACGCCAGGGAGCGGACTCGGGTGCACACCATCAGCGCAGCCTTCGAGGCACTCAGGAAGCAGGTACCAGCTCCTCTCCGCACTCACTCAGCGTGCCCGAGGGCGATCGCCgtagtgggtgggtggatggcgGGGCGACTGTAGGCTAGGGGTGTGTTTAAGGGACAAGCTGTCCCCTTCTGGTCGGCCCCGGGGCTAAGACAGGTTTGGGCAGTCCTGAGGCAGTGACCTTGCACAGCGTTGGTTCGAATCTTACTGTGTAAAGTGGGGGTAAACGTTCGAGGTCTCTGGCTCAGGCATGTGCATCCCCCCGCGGGGGGCGGGGGGTAGCCCAGTCTAAGAGTCTGACTTTAACCATCACAGTTCACTTTTATGACGGTGAGTATTTGTCTCCCGAAGTCTCGTGGGAGCGATGGGATGTGAAGGGGGGGAATGTGGGAATCTGTGAATCTGTTTTAATTCAGATTTAATTTAATCTCTTGCCGGCATCTGTCGTGGCCAGAGTCTTGGGGCCCCTGTTAGTGGTGTTGAGTCCCGGAATGCTGTGGTGGAGCAGTGGGGAGTGAGAGTCCGGCAGTCCTAGGGAGCCTGTCACCCCTCTTCAGTCCCCAGCTCCCAGCGGGGATGCCcagacacttaggttgcttctacTTCTGCATCCTTGGCCCTGGTGTCCTTAAGAACCTGAGCTACACGCCTGCGCCCTCTCCCCAGGGGTGGCCTCTAGAATTGGCTGGTGGGAGCCTTCCCAGGACATTGCTTCAACCCCACCCCTCATCCTGTAGTGAGGGAGGCAGCTCTGCCCAGGGGTCCAGCCAGTCAGGAGCCTCCCTCTGGGGGATCTGCAGAGCCTAGTTCTGGGGCCAGTTGGGGACTTCTTAGTTGGGAGCTGGTTGGGACTTCCCTCACTGGACAGTGCCTCTGCCAGTGGGGTAGAAGAATACCCAAGACTTAACCATGGTGGGGAGGGGCAGTTTACAAGTACTCATTAAACAAGGTTGGCACTGACTGCCCTGGGGTTCTAGACTTCTCATTTTCTTAGAGAAAAAGGAGATCTAGGAAGGATGTGGTAAGTGCTTACCCCCACCTCACACAGGGCATGCAGAAGGGTTGTAGGTGAATGTGACTGGTTTGTGGAGTGAGTTTCTTTGCATGCTTTGTAGCTGAATTGCTGTGTGACTCCAGGAAAGTTTCTCAACCTCTCTGGTCCTTAGCCAACAACAAAACATTTCAGAAACCGTGATCTTCTTTTTGAATCATACTCTCCTTCCTTCTGAGGAGTGGGGGACAAGAGGGCTATAGTGCCTGTTTTTGTCCATGGGAAGGAAATTGAACTCCCTGGGTAAAGAGGCCTTATGGCTTTTGATCCAAAGTGTCTTGCTTGGACTTGGGGGAGATGTTTGGTTAGATGGGGTGAGTGTGGGGAGGTCAGGTGGCTGTCACAGAC
The sequence above is a segment of the Nycticebus coucang isolate mNycCou1 chromosome 4, mNycCou1.pri, whole genome shotgun sequence genome. Coding sequences within it:
- the ATOH8 gene encoding transcription factor ATOH8, which translates into the protein MKHIPVLEDGPWKTVCVKELNGLKKLKRKGKEPARRANGYKTFRLDLEAPEPGAVATNGLRDRTQRLQPVPVPAPAAPAVPQSGGADINRERGGSRAPEVSDVRRRGFTLGAVGPGLPTPPPASAPQGQIPAGPEAQPFREPGLRPRILLCAPPARPAPPAPLAPAAPPDPVVRLAPPTRPGESSYSSISHVIYNNHPDSSASPRKRPAEATAASSEIKALQQTRRLLANARERTRVHTISAAFEALRKQVPCYSYGQKLSKLAILRIACNYILSLARLADLDYSADHSNLSFSECVQRCTRTLQAEGRAKKRKE